Genomic window (Prevotella melaninogenica ATCC 25845):
AACATGGCTGTCAGCATTCTTTGAGCGTACCCAATACTTGAGAATATTCTTTAATTCAAATGGGTCGTCACCAAATTGTGCCTTTGCTGAAACAGGATCCTGCTTATAGAACTCTCGTATTTGTTCCTTAAATTCTGGTTGAATCTGTACATACTCATTTGTTCCACTTACATAATCAAGGCGTGGCCATGAGATAGGTACACTTGGTGAGTTGTATGCTGGACGGCGCATTTGATCGATGTACCAGTCTGTCTGCAGATAAGAAAGGTTACAAACACGTGTATCTGTACGCACTCCCTCAACCTCTTGGTTATACCAAAGTGGGAAGGTATCGTTGTCACCATTCGTAAAGATAATAGGATTACCCTTCTGCTGTAATGAATTAAGATAGTTCTGACCAAAGTCACGGCAAGTATATCGACCTGAACGATCGTGGTCATCCCATGTCTGTGATGCCATCTGGATAGGAACAAGCAGACAAACAAGTGAGATGACAGAGGCTGATAATACTGGTGCAACCTTGAGTTTACGTGCCCAGTCGTAGAGTGCCAATACTCCTAATCCACACCAGATAGCGTATGCATAGAATGAAGCAGCATAAGCATAGTCACGTTCACGTGGCTGACTTGGTGTCTGATTCAGGTAGATAACAATGGCAAGACCAGTCATAAAGAACAAGAAGAATACGACCCAGAACTGCTGTATACCACGTTTTCCACGCCATGCCTGCCAGAAAAGACCGATTAATCCGAGCAATAATGGTAGACAATAGAAGACGTTGTGTCCTTTGTTTGCTTTCAACTCATCAGGTAACAAGTTTTGGTCACCATAAAGCGAATTGTCAATGAATGATATACCTGTAATCCAGTTACCATGTTCTGGTTCACCATTACCTTGAATATCGTTCTGTCGTCCTGCAAAGTTCCACATGAAGTAACGCCAGTACATGAAGTTACACTGGTAAGAAAGGAAGAACTTTAAGTTTTCCCATTGTGTAGGTATCTTTACGCCATCAACATCATGTCCAGTAATACCACCCATCCACTGTTCGTATAGACCAGCAGAACCAGGGTTGTACATACGTGGGAATAACATATTCTGTTCAAAAACCTGTGTTGCTTTATGACGGACAATGAAGTAAGAGTCTTTCTCGTCTTTAGACGCTTTCTCCTTACGCTCATAGACCGGAGCACCCTCATCAAACTTATAGTGCATACCGTCTTCTGCAACTGCAGGTTGACTTGAGTATGCCTGTCCGTAGAGTAATGGACGGTCACCATACTGGTCACGACTCAGATAACTACCCAAAGTAAAGATATCCTCTGGTGAATTCTGATCCATTGGTGGATTGGCTGTTGAGCGTATAACGATTACAGCATATGAAGAGTAGCCGATAAACAACATCAGCATACAAAGTAAAGCTGTATTCTTTATGCGTGAAGAAACAAGTGCAACACGCTGCTTCTTGCCATCTTTGTTAAATGGACGCTGCCACTGAAGCAGTACGTAAACGAGTGCAAGTACGACAAGTCCAGTAAAGAATGCTGTCCATCCATAGCCATAGAATGGAATACCAATCAGTCCCAGTGCTGCCAAGAATGCTATATTCTGACGGCGTGGGTTCTTATCCTGATATGTCTCATAGATGCCCCAAATGAAGGAAGCAATAAGTAAGGCAATATAAATAATGGTACCCGTGTTGAATGGCATGCCAAGTGTATTCGTAAAGAATAACTCAAACCATCCACCTACTGTGATAATACCTGGAACAACACCATACAGAACGGCTGCAACGAGGACTACAGAGAGGAGTAAGGCAAAGAGTGAACC
Coding sequences:
- a CDS encoding DUF2723 domain-containing protein, whose protein sequence is MKQFRLVDNIVGWLAFFIAAFVYCSTIEPTASFWDCPEFITTGYKLEIGHPPGAPFFMLTANLFSHFASDPTEVARMVNTMSALLSATCIMFLFWTITHLSRRLIVRDGEAPSLAKTIAIEGAGLVGALIYTFSDTFWFSAVEGEVYAYSSAFTAVVFWLILKWEDNADKPHSDRWLILITYMTGLSIGVHLLNLLCIPAIALVYYYKKVPDANLKGSLFALLLSVVLVAAVLYGVVPGIITVGGWFELFFTNTLGMPFNTGTIIYIALLIASFIWGIYETYQDKNPRRQNIAFLAALGLIGIPFYGYGWTAFFTGLVVLALVYVLLQWQRPFNKDGKKQRVALVSSRIKNTALLCMLMLFIGYSSYAVIVIRSTANPPMDQNSPEDIFTLGSYLSRDQYGDRPLLYGQAYSSQPAVAEDGMHYKFDEGAPVYERKEKASKDEKDSYFIVRHKATQVFEQNMLFPRMYNPGSAGLYEQWMGGITGHDVDGVKIPTQWENLKFFLSYQCNFMYWRYFMWNFAGRQNDIQGNGEPEHGNWITGISFIDNSLYGDQNLLPDELKANKGHNVFYCLPLLLGLIGLFWQAWRGKRGIQQFWVVFFLFFMTGLAIVIYLNQTPSQPRERDYAYAASFYAYAIWCGLGVLALYDWARKLKVAPVLSASVISLVCLLVPIQMASQTWDDHDRSGRYTCRDFGQNYLNSLQQKGNPIIFTNGDNDTFPLWYNQEVEGVRTDTRVCNLSYLQTDWYIDQMRRPAYNSPSVPISWPRLDYVSGTNEYVQIQPEFKEQIREFYKQDPVSAKAQFGDDPFELKNILKYWVRSKNADSHVIPTDTIYMTIDKEAVRRSGMMRPGDSIPDRMVISLAGKQALYKNDLMMLEMIANCNWTRPLYVAVTVGAENFMNLGENFIQEGLVNRITPFSTMDNANSTGINMRNFDTEKTYDVMMNRFKWGGLSKPGLYIDETVARMCYTHRREMADLALHLIAKGEKAKALKVLQKAEKEIPSYNVPISYMSGSSDMARAYALLGQKVKARQMYDDLWKISLQYVNYYLSLNPRLFNMSQSSCKMNFQIMMNLVNENEQADREWANKHAAQLDNLFVRFKNRGGALM